In Pedobacter heparinus DSM 2366, the following are encoded in one genomic region:
- a CDS encoding carboxypeptidase-like regulatory domain-containing protein — protein sequence MTKVLLVFLLIVYTSFPSSAQNSFSITGTVKDQKESLPGAGVYLSGYKVSTVADAEGKFKINNLKPGNYDLMVQMVGYLPYSKNVIISDKSVQVELILKESTTVLNEVVIRADPNRAKYIKQFKEFFIGTTPNAAQCKILNPQVLNIDYDVTKSTLTIKTSEFLIVENKALGYRLKYMLDNFEYNSRTRIIYFSGHPFFEELKASGAKLKKYIDKRETAYYGSSQHFFRSLYAGNVSEQGFILNRMIKIPNPNRYPDSIIHKNLVRLKTPPKSTVIGKGSMLRDSAMIAFWIKQQDMPRYVDYLDRKEISAASLVSTFNQNLKLLDCSGALAISYTKEKETLAYSKTGFWVFRPLDIPDYEISVANITQNTVRFYENGSIYDSRAMLYEGFWAYEKVADMVPMDYVPIH from the coding sequence ATGACAAAAGTCCTGCTGGTATTTCTGCTTATCGTATATACAAGCTTTCCTTCATCCGCCCAAAACTCATTCTCCATAACCGGTACTGTCAAAGATCAAAAAGAAAGTCTGCCAGGTGCGGGGGTATATTTAAGTGGTTATAAGGTTTCAACAGTAGCCGATGCTGAAGGGAAATTCAAGATCAATAACCTGAAGCCGGGAAATTATGACCTGATGGTACAAATGGTGGGTTACCTTCCTTATTCAAAAAATGTGATTATCTCTGACAAATCTGTTCAGGTGGAGCTGATCTTAAAGGAAAGTACTACAGTTTTGAATGAGGTAGTGATCCGGGCAGACCCAAACCGGGCCAAATACATCAAACAGTTTAAAGAATTCTTTATTGGCACCACACCCAATGCTGCCCAATGTAAAATACTAAATCCCCAGGTATTAAATATTGATTATGATGTAACCAAAAGTACCTTAACCATAAAAACCTCAGAATTTTTAATTGTCGAAAACAAGGCTTTGGGTTACCGTTTAAAATATATGCTGGATAACTTTGAATACAACTCAAGGACCCGCATCATCTATTTTTCCGGACATCCATTTTTTGAAGAATTAAAAGCTTCGGGTGCAAAACTGAAAAAATACATTGATAAGCGTGAAACGGCTTATTATGGTTCTTCCCAGCACTTTTTCAGATCCCTGTATGCAGGAAATGTGAGTGAGCAGGGTTTTATCCTGAACAGGATGATAAAAATACCTAACCCTAACCGCTACCCCGACAGCATTATTCATAAAAACCTGGTCAGGTTAAAAACACCGCCAAAATCAACTGTCATTGGTAAGGGCAGCATGCTCCGGGACAGTGCAATGATCGCTTTCTGGATAAAACAACAGGACATGCCCCGATACGTAGACTACCTTGACCGTAAAGAAATTTCAGCGGCCAGCCTGGTCTCCACTTTTAACCAGAATTTAAAATTGCTGGACTGCAGCGGAGCACTGGCCATCAGTTATACCAAAGAGAAAGAAACCCTGGCTTATTCTAAAACAGGGTTCTGGGTATTCCGTCCGCTCGACATACCAGACTATGAAATATCTGTAGCCAACATAACGCAAAACACGGTACGATTTTATGAAAACGGCAGCATATACGATTCCAGGGCCATGCTATATGAAGGCTTTTGGGCCTATGAAAAGGTAGCCGATATGGTGCCGATGGATTATGTCCCGATCCATTAA